A genomic stretch from Vulpes lagopus strain Blue_001 chromosome 11, ASM1834538v1, whole genome shotgun sequence includes:
- the LOC121471590 gene encoding LOW QUALITY PROTEIN: olfactory receptor 5G3-like (The sequence of the model RefSeq protein was modified relative to this genomic sequence to represent the inferred CDS: inserted 1 base in 1 codon) produces MLLFIYLVTLGGKIGMVILIWTDPIFHTPMYFFXSHLSFVDLCSSSSIAPKMLCDIFAEKKCVSFMACAAQMWFFGLFVATECFFLASMAYDRYMAICKPLLYRLIMSQRVCVQLVVGPYAMALIYSMTYMMLVSLTLLWSKVINHFCDFSPLLSLACADTSMIQFVFFFLAGSVQIFSGLIIMISYVCILVAALKIQTADGRQKAFSTCSSHLAIVSMLYGTLFFIYVWPGSISSLDISKVISLFYTVVIPMLNPLIYSLKNKEVKKCIQEEV; encoded by the exons ATGCTTCTCTTCATCTATCTTGTCACCCTGGGGGGTAAGATAGGGATGGTAATTCTCATATGGACTGATCCCATATTCCACACGCCTATGTACTTTT TCAGCCACTTGTCCTTTGTAGATCTCTGTTCCTCTTCTTCCATTGCCCCCAAGATGCTGTGTGATATCTTTGCAGAGAAAAAATGCGTCTCTTTTATGGCTTGTGCTGCACAGATGTGGTTCTTTGGCCTTTTTGTGGCAACTGAATGTTTTTTCCTGGCTTCCATGGCGTATGACCGGTATATGGCCATCTGTAAGCCTTTGCTGTATAGACTTATTATGTCCCAGAGGGTCTGTGTGCAGCTGGTGGTAGGGCCTTATGCCATGGCTCTTATATACAGCATGACCTATATGATGTTGGTTTCACTTACCCTTCTGTGGTCAAAAGTCATTAatcatttctgtgatttttcaccACTGCTTTCTCTTGCATGTGCAGACACTTCCATGattcagtttgtatttttctttttggctggATCTGTACAAATATTCAGTGGCCTGATCATAATGATCTCCTATGTTTGCATCCTGGTGGCTGCCTTGAAGATCCAGACTGCTGATGGGAGGCAGAAAGCTTTCTCCACTTGCTCTTCTCACCTGGCCATTGTCTCCATGCTGTATGGGACTCTTTTCTTTATCTATGTTTGGCCTGGCTCAATTTCATCCCTGGATATCAGTAAAgtgatttctctattttatactGTGGTAATCCCCATGTTGAACCCCCTTATCTACAGTCTGAAGAACAAGGaggtaaaaaaatgtattcaggaggaagtttga
- the LOC121471589 gene encoding olfactory receptor 5G3-like — protein MEEKNQTGVSEFLFLGLTDHLHQQIVLFVMLLFIYLVTLGSNIGMIILIWTDPRFHTPMYFFLSHLSFVDLCSSSSIAPKMLCDIFAEKKDISFMGCAAQMWFFGLFVATECFLLASMAYDRYMAICKPLLYTLIMSQRVCVQLVVGPYSMAFISTMTHTILTFRLPFCGPNVINHFFCDISPLLSLACADTWINKLVLFIMAGSIGMLSGLIIMVSYVCILVAILKIQTADGRQKAFSTCSSHLAVVSVLYGTLFFIYVQPGSSPSLDINKVISLFYTVVIPMLNPLIYSLRNKEVKNAFRKKFEMKNSIMVLAK, from the coding sequence ATGGAAGAGAAGAATCAGACAGGAGtgtctgaatttcttttcttggGCCTCACAGATCATCTCCATCAACAGATTGTCCTCTTCGTCATGCTTCTCTTCATCTATCTTGTCACCCTAGGCAGTAACATAGGGATGATCATTCTCATATGGACTGATCCCAGATTCCACACGCCTATGTACTTTTTTCTCAGCCACTTGTCCTTTGTTGATCTCTGTTCCTCTTCTTCCATTGCCCCCAAGATGCTGTGTGATATCTTTGCAGAGAAAAAAGACATCTCTTTCATGGGTTGTGCTGCACAGATGTGGTTCTTTGGCCTTTTTGTGGCAACTGAATGTTTTCTCCTGGCTTCCATGGCATATGACCGGTATATGGCCATCTGTAAGCCCTTGCTGTATACACTCATTATGTCCCAGAGGGTCTGTGTGCAGCTGGTGGTAGGGCCTTATTCCATGGCTTTTATAAGCACAATGACTCATACAATTCTCACATTTCGCTTACCCTTCTGTGGTCCAAATGTCATCAATCACTTCTTCTGTGACATATCTCCACTGCTTTCCCTAGCATGTGCAGACACCTGGATCAATAAGTTAGTGTTGTTCATCATGGCAGGATCTATAGGAATGCTCAGTGGCCTGATCATCATGGTCTCCTATGTTTGCATCCTGGTGGCCATCTTGAAGATCCAGACTGCTGATGGGAGGCAGAAAGCTTTCTCTACCTGCTCTTCTCACCTGGCTGTTGTCTCTGTGCTGTATGGGACTCTTTTCTTTATCTATGTTCAGCCTGGCTCCAGTCCCTCCCTGGATATCAATAAAgtgatttctctattttatactGTGGTAATCCCCATGTTGAACCCCCTCATCTACAGTCTGAGGAACAAGGAGGTGAAAAATGCATTCAGGAAgaagtttgaaatgaaaaattccatAATGGTTTTGGCAAAATAA